The Miscanthus floridulus cultivar M001 chromosome 7, ASM1932011v1, whole genome shotgun sequence genome includes a region encoding these proteins:
- the LOC136464558 gene encoding uncharacterized protein: MEVMSPRPPQEFLLDNAAAGAYTPKSAIMNPFASTDDVAAGNPFLATTAVTAPPSPNPFEQLPPGASDADPFDLFQHFTSAPTSPARAAAIYAQFDSVNGGGGKDDGDDDVGFQTRVSHSMSKCMVTSTVPFDWEEKPGKPKAEFASVSATVEAGEMDDDADFDFGVLLHKASAQAQELTTADELFYEGKIRSLKPPPRLLESGSVGSSPRSARSVMWSPRLRGRLTGPGSANASFDPFAFALAKAANAPSPPGAGAKHDVGGVDSASSPMDPDTATPLPSTTPATSNDGGRKKWRLRDLLLFRRATKGRTAGNISKDPVFKYAPVQQPVKTASAGPATAKGDASAGKHKKQSKKAAPAAGGGMPVPQRRNLMGCVRLHPGLHRLAKGFHGHSAHLGGRGAAARSAT, translated from the coding sequence ATGGAGGTCATGTCACCGCGGCCGCCGCAGGAGTTCCTGCTCGACAACGCGGCCGCCGGCGCCTACACCCCAAAGTCCGCGATCATGAACCCGTTCGCCTCCACCGACGACGTGGCGGCGGGCAACCCCTTCTTGGCCACCACGGCGGTGACGGCGCCCCCGTCGCCCAACCCGTTCGAGCAACTCCCTCCCGGCGCCTCCGACGCCGACCCCTTCGACCTCTTCCAGCACTTCACCAGCGCTCCCACAAGCCCGGCGCGGGCCGCCGCCATATACGCGCAGTTCGACAGcgtcaacggcggcggcggcaaggacgacggcgacgacgacgtggGGTTCCAGACCCGCGTGTCTCACTCTATGTCTAAGTGTATGGTCACCTCCACCGTGCCATTCGACTGGGAAGAGAAGCCAGGGAAGCCCAAGGCCGAGTTCGCCAGCGTGTCCGCGACGGTGGAAGCGGGCGAGATGGACGACGACGCGGACTTCGACTTCGGCGTCCTCCTCCACAAGGCCTCCGCGCAGGCGCAAGAACTGACGACGGCCGACGAGCTCTTCTACGAGGGCAAGATCCGGTCTCTGAAGCCTCCGCCGCGTTTACTCGAAAGCGGAAGTGTGGGGTCCTCGCCACGATCGGCGAGGTCCGTGATGTGGTCTCCCCGGCTACGGGGCCGCCTGACCGGCCCTGGCAGTGCCAATGCCAGCTTCGACCCGTTCGCCTTCGCGCTGGCCAAGGCGGCCAATGCTCCCTCCCCTCCTGGCGCCGGCGCCAAACACGACGTGGGCGGCGTCGACTCAGCCTCTTCTCCCATGGATCCGGACACTGCCACGCCCCTGCCCTCCACTACTCCGGCCACCAGCAATGACGGCGGCAGGAAGAAGTGGCGGCTCAGAGACCTGCTCCTCTTCCGGAGGGCAACCAAAGGCCGGACCGCCGGCAACATTAGCAAGGACCCGGTGTTCAAGTACGCGCCGGTGCAACAGCCGGTGAAGACGGCGAGCGCAGGACCCGCGACTGCCAAAGGCGACGCCTCGGCCGGCAAGCACAAGAAGCAGAGCAAGAAGGCGGCGCCAGCAGCGGGCGGCGGCATGCCGGTGCCGCAGCGGCGGAACCTAATGGGTTGCGTCCGGCTGCACCCCGGCCTTCACCGGCTGGCCAAAGGGTTCCACGGCCACTCGGCGCACCTTGGCGGCCGCGGCGCCGCCGCCAGGTCGGCGACATGA